One genomic segment of Drosophila melanogaster chromosome 3L includes these proteins:
- the dpr10 gene encoding defective proboscis extension response 10, isoform B produces MLTLWTALFCCLTGLAVCYQRQSVSNNNHNNAEAKPTHAPPSHYPHGHKWNEPYFDLTMPRNITSLVGKSAYLGCRVKHLGNKTVAWIRHRDLHILTVGTYTYTTDQRFQTSYHRDIDEWTLQIKWAQQRDAGVYECQISTQPVRSYSVNLNIVDLIDAETSDIMQQYYNDDAFYIAENRVYQSSNDEFAGMFGPIQTVAVPTATILGGPDLYVDKGSTINLTCIIKFSPEPPTHIFWYHQDKVLSEETSGGRLKFKTIKSEETKSILLIYDADLLHSGKYSCYPSNTEIASIRVHVLQGERPEAMQTNAAPAAVALACWSCHFGQATQAVRVISTMVAALVLLEACSSLLLQSGGGGGCPGGGSPAGGMPTRVREIREKPLTNSLLDPKIPSTTSAERVNNGSRNAR; encoded by the exons GGCTGGCCGTGTGCTACCAGCGGCAATCTGtaagcaacaacaatcacaATAACGCCGAGGCGAAGCCCACCCATGCGCCACCCTCGCATTATCCTCATGGCCACAAGTGGAACGAGCCGTACTTTGATCTCACGATGCCCAGGAACATCACTTCGCTGGTGGGCAAATCCGCATATCTGGGCTGTCGTGTCAAGCATCTTGGCAATAAGACG GTTGCCTGGATACGACATCGTGACCTGCACATCCTCACCGTGGGCACCTACACCTACACGACGGATCAGCGTTTCCAGACCTCCTACCATCGGGACATCGACGAGTGGACCCTGCAGATCAAGTGGGCCCAGCAGAGGGACGCCGGAGTCTACGAGTGCCAAATATCCACGCAGCCTGTGCGCAGCTATTCCGTCAACCTGAACATCGTGG ACCTGATAGACGCCGAGACCAGCGATATAATGCAGCAGTATTATAACGATGACGCCTTCTATATAGCCGAGAATCGGGTGTACCAGTCCAGTAACGATGAGTTCGCCGGCATGTTTGGACCCATCCAGACAGTTGCGG tGCCCACGGCCACCATTCTGGGAGGACCCGATCTGTATGTGGACAAGGGCAGCACCATAAATCTCACTTGCATCATCAAGTTCAGCCCGGAGCCACCGACCCATATCTTCTGGTATCATCAGGATAAG GTGCTCAGCGAGGAAACTTCGGGCGGCCGACTGAAATTCAAGACCATCAAGTCGGAGGAGACCAAATCCATTTTGCTCATTTACGATGCGGATCTCCTGCACTCTGGCAAATACTCATGCTATCCTTCGAACACGGAGATAGCCAGCATACGCGTCCATGTCCTTCAGG GCGAGCGACCCGAGGCGATGCAAACGAACGCGGCACCGGCCGCTGTTGCCCTGGCCTGTTGGTCCTGTCACTTTGGCCAGGCCACGCAGGCGGTCAGGGTAATTAGCACAATGGTGGCGGCACTTGTATTGTTGGAGGCCTGCTCCTCGCTGCTCCTGCAGAGTGGTGGCGGAGGTGGATGTCCTGGAGGAGGATCGCCCGCAGGAGGAATGCCCACTCGAGTCAGGGAGATACGGGAAAAACCGCTCACAAATTCCCTGCTTGACCCCAAGATACCCTCGACGACGTCCGCGGAGCGTGTCAATAATGGCAGCAGGAATGCACGGTGA
- the dpr10 gene encoding defective proboscis extension response 10, isoform D, producing the protein MLTLWTALFCCLTGLAVCYQRQSVSNNNHNNAEAKPTHAPPSHYPHGHKWNEPYFDLTMPRNITSLVGKSAYLGCRVKHLGNKTVAWIRHRDLHILTVGTYTYTTDQRFQTSYHRDIDEWTLQIKWAQQRDAGVYECQISTQPVRSYSVNLNIVVPTATILGGPDLYVDKGSTINLTCIIKFSPEPPTHIFWYHQDKVLSEETSGGRLKFKTIKSEETKSILLIYDADLLHSGKYSCYPSNTEIASIRVHVLQGERPEAMQTNAAPAAVALACWSCHFGQATQAVRVISTMVAALVLLEACSSLLLQSGGGGGCPGGGSPAGGMPTRVREIREKPLTNSLLDPKIPSTTSAERVNNGSRNAR; encoded by the exons GGCTGGCCGTGTGCTACCAGCGGCAATCTGtaagcaacaacaatcacaATAACGCCGAGGCGAAGCCCACCCATGCGCCACCCTCGCATTATCCTCATGGCCACAAGTGGAACGAGCCGTACTTTGATCTCACGATGCCCAGGAACATCACTTCGCTGGTGGGCAAATCCGCATATCTGGGCTGTCGTGTCAAGCATCTTGGCAATAAGACG GTTGCCTGGATACGACATCGTGACCTGCACATCCTCACCGTGGGCACCTACACCTACACGACGGATCAGCGTTTCCAGACCTCCTACCATCGGGACATCGACGAGTGGACCCTGCAGATCAAGTGGGCCCAGCAGAGGGACGCCGGAGTCTACGAGTGCCAAATATCCACGCAGCCTGTGCGCAGCTATTCCGTCAACCTGAACATCGTGG tGCCCACGGCCACCATTCTGGGAGGACCCGATCTGTATGTGGACAAGGGCAGCACCATAAATCTCACTTGCATCATCAAGTTCAGCCCGGAGCCACCGACCCATATCTTCTGGTATCATCAGGATAAG GTGCTCAGCGAGGAAACTTCGGGCGGCCGACTGAAATTCAAGACCATCAAGTCGGAGGAGACCAAATCCATTTTGCTCATTTACGATGCGGATCTCCTGCACTCTGGCAAATACTCATGCTATCCTTCGAACACGGAGATAGCCAGCATACGCGTCCATGTCCTTCAGG GCGAGCGACCCGAGGCGATGCAAACGAACGCGGCACCGGCCGCTGTTGCCCTGGCCTGTTGGTCCTGTCACTTTGGCCAGGCCACGCAGGCGGTCAGGGTAATTAGCACAATGGTGGCGGCACTTGTATTGTTGGAGGCCTGCTCCTCGCTGCTCCTGCAGAGTGGTGGCGGAGGTGGATGTCCTGGAGGAGGATCGCCCGCAGGAGGAATGCCCACTCGAGTCAGGGAGATACGGGAAAAACCGCTCACAAATTCCCTGCTTGACCCCAAGATACCCTCGACGACGTCCGCGGAGCGTGTCAATAATGGCAGCAGGAATGCACGGTGA
- the CG8072 gene encoding uncharacterized protein, with amino-acid sequence MQRLQLTLFLCKILFLRSILAIDFCDIKSCHGKRHIGCDNNMMFDESCLRFHGLVNMAYFREYLLGLHNGYRQEVASNLFVDLPPAQKMPELVWDNYLSVVAEYHLKRCQMDLPDDSCVATDDFSEPHFNYAEDFYPRPVIRQSNVREMTILAEQWLDELYDLDDIATYSAEGEIRNIINDRSSYMGCAAGQDYDLWNIHFVLVCYYSSGPPVEGNLYEEGIFNATLCPNGQSDEYPNLCKTLTLND; translated from the exons ATGCAACGATTGCAGTTGACACTTTTTCTGTGTAAAATTCTGTTTCTCAGATCAATTTTGGCCATAGACTTTTGTGATATTAAGTCGTGTCATGGCAAGCGGCACATTGGCTGTGACAACAATATG ATGTTCGATGAGAGCTGCCTGCGTTTTCATGGCCTGGTGAACATGGCCTATTTCCGTGAGTATTTGCTGGGTCTCCACAACGGATATCGCCAAGAGGTGGCCAGCAACTTGTTTGTCGACTTGCCACCTGCGCAGAAAATGCCCGAATTGGTGTGGGACAATTACCTGTCGGTGGTTGCCGAATATCACCTGAAACGCTGCCAAATGGATCTGCCCGATGACTCCTGCGTGGCCACCGATGATTTCTCAGAACCGCATTTCAACTACGCCGAGGATTTCTATCCAAGACCAGTGATTCGACAATCGAATGTTCGGGAAATGACCATCTTGGCTGAACAATGGCTGGACGAGCTCTACGATCTGGATGATATAGCCACATATAGTGCGGAAGGTGAAATCAGGAATATCATCAACGATCGCAGTTCCTATATGGGCTGTGCTGCTGGCCAGGATTACGATCTGTGGAATATACACTTTGTGCTCGTTTGCTATTATAGCTCAGGACCACCTGTCGAGGGAAACCTATACGAAGAAGGCATTTTCAATGCCACCCTATGTCCCAATGGACAAAGTGATGAATATCCCAACCTTTGCAAAACACTGACCCTGAATGACTAA
- the CG6628 gene encoding uncharacterized protein → MSTELVVALMLFGFLQVAFSQDNATAPPTDYCQSGLCPSLKKHIACKNKGELGKQCSPDAHLVNLTGLQDLILGEHNALRNVLASGKIINLPKPDRMATLQWHSELADLATLNVKQCVLQHDSCHNTPDFHNSGQNLALVNITLLPEDGNHTDECLVKESIGGWWNQSINITKEQLQRFPKGKLGDSIRNFAVMARDNNTHVGCAALRFEKPAGHPLFLLACNYASNYVPDWPIYKEKAIGCQSGSDLKYPSLCKAGEEYQDLIGQQGSKGKRFWTL, encoded by the exons ATGTCTACGGAATTGGTAGTGGCCCTTATGCTCTTTGGATTCCTGCAGGTTGCATTCAGCCAGGACAATGCGACTGCTCCCCCAACGGACTATTGTCAGAGTGGATTGTGCCCCTCTCTAAAAAAACACATTGCCTGCAAGAACAAAGGA GAGTTGGGCAAACAGTGTTCTCCCGACGCCCATTTGGTCAATCTCACTGGCCTGCAGGACCTGATCCTGGGTGAACACAATGCATTGCGAAATGTCCTTGCTTCGGGAAAAATCATCAATTTACCTAAGCCCGATCGCATGGCCACACTGCAGTGGCATTCAGAACTGGCCGATCTGGCCACACTGAATGTGAAGCAGTGTGTTCTGCAGCACGATTCTTGTCACAACACTCCAGATTTCCATAACTCTGGTCAGAACTTGGCTTTGGTCAACATAACCCTGCTACCTGAAGACGGAAATCACACCGACGAGTGCCTTGTTAAGGAGTCTATTGGAGGCTGGTGGAATCAGAGTATCAATATCACAAAAGAGCAATTGCAGCGTTTTCCCAAAGGAAAATTGGGAGA TTCCATTCGCAATTTTGCCGTCATGGCCCGTGACAACAACACCCATGTGGGATGTGCCGCCTTGAGATTCGAGAAGCCCGCAGGACATCCGCTATTCCTTTTGGCCTGCAACTATGCCAGCAATTATGTTCCCGACTGGCCCATCTACAAGGAGAAAGCCATTGGCTGTCAGTCCGGTTCCGACCTCAAATATCCATCGCTTTGCAAGGCTGGTGAGGAATACCAGGATCTTATCGGGCAGCAGGGCTCCAAGGGGAAGAGATTTTGGACGCTGTAG